In Candidatus Effluviviaceae Genus V sp., one genomic interval encodes:
- the lspA gene encoding signal peptidase II produces the protein MERSTTRCAGGPAANLRLFATALIIVVSDQMVKRVVVDVLGMGEIRNVWGTFLRLTRTENTGAAFGIFRGQSTWFIVISALAAAAIIFFRREIARMQAMHQLAFGLILGGALGNLIDRVRIGAVIDYLDIGVGTTRWPAFNIADSAITIGVVLLAVHLVFMSGKEPDGASTDAHESPERMSGNGEADDVA, from the coding sequence ATGGAACGCTCCACGACTAGATGCGCCGGCGGCCCAGCCGCCAACCTCAGGCTCTTCGCGACCGCCCTCATTATCGTCGTCTCCGACCAGATGGTGAAGAGGGTGGTCGTGGACGTTCTGGGCATGGGGGAGATCCGAAACGTCTGGGGTACCTTCCTCCGTCTGACCCGCACTGAGAACACGGGTGCGGCCTTCGGCATCTTCCGGGGGCAGAGCACATGGTTCATCGTCATCTCGGCGCTGGCAGCGGCCGCGATCATCTTCTTCCGCCGCGAGATCGCGCGGATGCAGGCGATGCACCAGCTGGCGTTCGGGCTTATCCTCGGCGGCGCGCTCGGGAACCTCATCGATCGCGTCCGCATCGGTGCCGTGATCGACTACCTCGACATCGGGGTCGGGACGACACGCTGGCCCGCCTTCAACATCGCCGACAGCGCCATCACGATCGGCGTCGTACTGCTCGCCGTACACCTCGTCTTCATGTCCGGGAAGGAACCCGACGGGGCATCGACTGACGCTCACGAGTCTCCGGAGAGGATGTCGGGGAACGGTGAGGCCGACGATGTCGCATGA